One stretch of Croceibacterium atlanticum DNA includes these proteins:
- the pstA gene encoding phosphate ABC transporter permease PstA — MSDHVAPTRTAAFEKRLKKRYAAERRFRIAGLCAVLFSVAVLVFLLATMTINGIGGFQRAELRVPVDFSTTPLAVASSGETAGVAIRSLQTQGLPEIVRFGAERALGAEGAAHLNNEAWRIVAREIIADPSIMAGEAEFWLPAGENLSAALRGDGKPELQPLARDLADRGLLDNRFDPGFLTRSDATDPQLVGIWSALKGSILTMIVTLALAFPIGVLAALYLEEYAPRNRWTDIIEVSINNLAAVPSIIFGLLGLAVFLAIFPHFRSAPLIGGMTLALMTMPVIVISGRNAIKAVPPSIRDGAMALGASPVQVVFHHVLPLALPGILTGTIIGMARALGETAPLLMIGMRAFVATPPDGFTDPSTVLPVQIFLWSDEIDRGFVERTSAAIIVLLIFLLLMNGLAIYLRNKFEKKW; from the coding sequence AGTGACCATGTCGCCCCCACCCGCACGGCCGCTTTCGAGAAGCGCCTGAAGAAGCGTTATGCGGCGGAACGGCGATTCCGGATCGCCGGGCTTTGCGCGGTTCTGTTTTCCGTCGCGGTTCTGGTGTTCCTGCTGGCAACCATGACGATCAACGGCATCGGCGGTTTCCAGCGCGCGGAACTGCGCGTTCCGGTGGATTTCAGCACCACGCCGCTGGCAGTTGCTTCGTCAGGCGAAACTGCCGGGGTGGCCATCCGCTCCCTGCAGACGCAGGGCCTGCCGGAAATTGTGCGTTTCGGTGCAGAGCGCGCATTGGGTGCAGAAGGCGCTGCCCACCTCAACAATGAAGCATGGCGCATCGTCGCGCGGGAGATCATCGCCGATCCTTCCATCATGGCAGGTGAAGCCGAATTCTGGCTTCCGGCCGGAGAGAATCTGTCTGCGGCGCTGCGCGGCGACGGCAAGCCCGAACTGCAGCCACTGGCTCGGGACCTGGCCGATCGCGGATTGCTCGATAATCGTTTCGATCCCGGTTTCCTGACCCGTTCGGACGCAACAGACCCGCAATTGGTGGGGATATGGAGCGCGCTGAAGGGCTCGATCCTGACCATGATCGTTACTCTGGCGCTGGCCTTCCCGATCGGCGTGCTTGCCGCGCTTTACCTGGAAGAATACGCACCGCGTAATCGCTGGACCGACATTATCGAGGTGTCGATCAACAATCTGGCCGCCGTGCCTTCGATCATTTTCGGTCTGCTGGGCCTGGCCGTGTTCCTGGCGATTTTCCCGCATTTCCGTTCTGCCCCGCTGATCGGCGGCATGACACTGGCGCTGATGACCATGCCGGTGATCGTGATTTCCGGCCGCAATGCCATCAAGGCTGTGCCGCCATCCATCCGCGACGGTGCAATGGCGCTGGGCGCATCGCCCGTCCAGGTCGTTTTCCATCACGTCCTGCCGCTGGCTCTGCCCGGCATTCTGACCGGCACGATCATCGGCATGGCGCGCGCCCTGGGCGAAACTGCGCCGCTGCTGATGATCGGCATGCGCGCCTTCGTCGCCACTCCGCCCGATGGATTTACCGATCCTTCAACGGTGCTTCCTGTGCAGATTTTCCTGTGGTCCGACGAAATCGATCGTGGTTTCGTTGAACGGACTTCCGCGGCGATTATCGTGCTATTGATATTCCTTCTGCTGATGAATGGCCTTGCCA